Proteins encoded by one window of Kribbella italica:
- the map gene encoding type I methionyl aminopeptidase has product MSILTPGIISPRRPVPASVPRPEYVDKPAPTPHEGSYVTSPELVEKMRVASQLAARALQAVGAAAKPGVTTDELDVVGHEYLVERDAYPSTLGYRNYPKSLCTSVNEVICHGIPDDRPLENGDIVNVDITAFLDGVHGDTNATFLVGDVDEESRLLVERTHEALLRGIKAVKPGRQVSIIGRVIESYAKRFGYGVVRDFTGHGIATSFHSGLIIPHYDDERFDDVIEPGMTFTIEPMLTLGSYDYDLWDDGWTASTKDKSRTAQFEHTLLVTDTGAEILTLP; this is encoded by the coding sequence ATGTCGATTCTCACTCCCGGCATCATCTCGCCGCGCCGCCCTGTTCCCGCCTCCGTTCCGCGCCCGGAGTACGTGGACAAGCCCGCGCCGACGCCGCACGAGGGCTCCTACGTCACGTCCCCCGAACTGGTCGAGAAGATGCGCGTCGCGAGCCAACTCGCCGCGCGGGCGCTGCAGGCCGTCGGCGCTGCCGCGAAGCCCGGAGTGACCACCGACGAGCTCGACGTGGTCGGCCACGAGTACCTGGTGGAACGCGACGCGTACCCGTCGACGCTCGGCTACCGCAACTACCCGAAGTCCCTGTGCACCTCGGTCAACGAGGTGATCTGCCACGGCATCCCCGACGACCGTCCGCTGGAGAACGGCGACATCGTCAACGTCGACATCACCGCGTTCCTCGACGGCGTGCACGGCGACACCAACGCGACGTTCCTGGTCGGCGACGTCGACGAGGAGAGCCGGCTGCTGGTCGAGCGCACGCACGAGGCCCTCCTGCGCGGGATCAAGGCCGTGAAGCCCGGCCGCCAGGTCAGCATCATCGGCCGCGTGATCGAGTCGTACGCCAAGCGCTTCGGGTACGGCGTCGTCCGCGACTTCACCGGCCACGGCATCGCGACGTCGTTCCACTCCGGCCTGATCATCCCGCACTACGACGACGAGCGGTTCGACGACGTGATCGAGCCCGGCATGACGTTCACCATCGAGCCGATGCTCACCCTGGGCAGCTACGACTACGACCTGTGGGACGACGGCTGGACCGCCAGCACCAAGGACAAGTCCCGCACCGCGCAGTTCGAGCACACCCTGCTCGTCACGGACACCGGCGCCGAGATCCTCACGCTGCCATGA
- a CDS encoding histone H1-like repetitive region-containing protein, with product MPAKKAAAGKATAKKASPAKKTVAKKAPAAKTTTARKVTAAKKTVTKKVSAAKKAVSKAPAKKTATKKTTAVKKTTAAKKTTAKKAPAKKVVAKKTVAKKAPAKKVAAKKVTTAKKAPAKKTTAKKTVAKKAPAKKVAAKKTVAKKAPARKVAAKKAPAKKAPARKVAAKKAPAKVAAKKAPARKVAAKKAPAKKAPARKTVAKRTTARKAPARKATSR from the coding sequence GTGCCAGCCAAGAAGGCAGCCGCAGGGAAGGCGACAGCCAAAAAGGCTTCTCCCGCCAAGAAGACTGTCGCCAAGAAGGCCCCAGCCGCGAAGACAACGACCGCGCGCAAGGTCACGGCAGCGAAGAAGACAGTGACGAAGAAGGTGAGTGCGGCCAAGAAGGCGGTCTCCAAGGCACCCGCCAAGAAGACCGCCACGAAGAAGACCACGGCGGTGAAGAAGACGACGGCCGCGAAGAAGACCACGGCGAAGAAGGCTCCCGCCAAGAAGGTCGTCGCGAAGAAGACCGTCGCCAAGAAGGCGCCGGCGAAGAAGGTCGCCGCCAAAAAGGTAACGACGGCCAAGAAGGCCCCGGCCAAGAAGACGACGGCGAAGAAGACCGTGGCGAAGAAGGCTCCCGCCAAGAAGGTCGCCGCGAAGAAGACCGTCGCCAAGAAGGCACCGGCTCGCAAGGTCGCGGCCAAGAAGGCCCCGGCGAAGAAGGCTCCGGCCCGCAAGGTCGCCGCCAAGAAGGCCCCGGCCAAGGTCGCCGCGAAGAAGGCGCCGGCGCGTAAGGTCGCCGCGAAGAAGGCTCCCGCGAAGAAGGCCCCGGCCCGCAAGACCGTGGCCAAGCGGACGACCGCGCGCAAGGCGCCGGCCCGCAAGGCGACGTCGCGTTAG
- a CDS encoding helical backbone metal receptor has product MRTLYDDLHHPVELPANLTSVVSIVPSLTESIAHTHRPLLTGATDWCSHPHDLDVTRVRGTKNPDVERIVALRPDVVVANAEENRAVDLDALRAHGIAVWVTTPTTVEESLTSLERMLSAITGGTPSWLGEAREVWRTPYDGPRRRAVIPIWRKPWMALGRDTFAGDVLRRLGIDNVLTESPERYPRFELGALPPYDVVVLPDEPYAFSPDDGPEVFDRPAKCVSGRHLTWYGPSLVEARAVLSGQLA; this is encoded by the coding sequence GTGCGAACCCTGTACGACGACCTTCACCACCCCGTCGAACTCCCGGCGAACCTCACGTCGGTGGTCAGCATCGTGCCGTCGTTGACGGAGTCGATCGCGCACACGCACCGGCCTTTGCTGACCGGCGCGACGGACTGGTGCAGCCATCCGCACGACCTCGACGTGACACGCGTTCGCGGCACCAAGAATCCCGATGTCGAACGCATCGTGGCGTTGCGTCCCGACGTCGTCGTCGCGAACGCCGAAGAGAATCGCGCCGTCGATCTCGACGCGTTGCGCGCGCACGGAATCGCGGTGTGGGTGACCACACCAACGACGGTCGAGGAGTCACTGACTTCACTCGAACGAATGCTCTCGGCGATCACCGGCGGCACACCGTCGTGGCTCGGCGAAGCACGCGAGGTGTGGCGCACGCCGTACGACGGACCGCGCCGGCGGGCCGTCATTCCGATCTGGCGAAAGCCGTGGATGGCACTCGGCCGGGACACGTTCGCGGGTGATGTTCTGCGACGGCTCGGGATCGACAACGTGCTGACGGAATCGCCCGAACGTTATCCGCGGTTCGAGCTCGGCGCGTTACCGCCGTACGACGTGGTGGTGCTGCCGGACGAGCCGTACGCCTTTTCTCCCGACGACGGTCCGGAGGTATTCGACCGGCCGGCGAAGTGCGTTTCCGGGCGCCATCTGACCTGGTACGGGCCTTCGCTGGTCGAGGCGCGGGCGGTGCTCAGCGGACAGCTGGCGTGA
- a CDS encoding NUDIX domain-containing protein, producing MTDSRLPPPGTVVRRTTARVLPVRPDGKVLLLHGWDPLKPGTPYWFTIGGGVEAGETVVQAGLRELREEVGILLPTDALGEPVATNTIEFEWGGCPIIQHQTFFAVGVDTVEVSFANQEALELETISDHGWWHPDELEATGQAAHVTIPGLLRVAVEAITLRQAS from the coding sequence GTGACAGATTCCCGGTTGCCACCACCAGGCACCGTCGTCCGGCGGACGACGGCCCGCGTCCTGCCCGTCCGCCCGGACGGGAAGGTGCTGCTGCTGCACGGCTGGGACCCGCTGAAACCCGGTACGCCGTACTGGTTCACGATCGGCGGCGGCGTCGAGGCGGGCGAGACCGTTGTGCAGGCAGGGCTGCGGGAACTGCGCGAGGAGGTCGGCATCCTGCTGCCGACCGACGCGCTCGGCGAACCGGTCGCGACCAACACGATCGAGTTCGAGTGGGGCGGCTGCCCGATCATCCAGCACCAGACGTTCTTCGCGGTCGGTGTCGACACGGTCGAGGTGTCGTTCGCCAACCAGGAGGCGCTCGAGCTGGAGACGATCAGCGACCACGGCTGGTGGCACCCCGACGAGCTGGAGGCGACCGGTCAGGCCGCGCACGTCACGATCCCAGGGCTGCTGCGGGTCGCGGTCGAGGCGATCACGCTGCGGCAGGCGTCCTGA
- a CDS encoding aldo/keto reductase yields the protein MTARIGLGLAALGRPGYINLGHDEDLPPGREVEDLRRRTHELLDQAWQSGVRYFDAARSYGLAEAFLGEWLAADPKRRAQLTVGSKWGYTYVADWRSDADQHEIKDHSLATFERQWPETLEALGGAPDFYLVHSLTQDSPALADTKLLDRLGELAATGVRVGLSTSGPHQAETLRAALKLDGPFTAVQSTWNVLERSVGPALAEAHDAGWFVVVKEAVANGRLTAKAGTTPFTAFAAQHHVAPDSLALGAALANSWADIVLSGATTAEQLASNLAATDVEPLAEFTQTPAEYWTERSALPWI from the coding sequence ATGACAGCGCGCATCGGTCTGGGTCTGGCCGCTCTGGGACGTCCCGGCTACATCAACCTCGGGCACGACGAGGACCTGCCGCCGGGCCGCGAGGTCGAGGACCTGCGCCGTCGTACGCACGAACTGCTCGACCAGGCCTGGCAGTCCGGAGTCCGGTACTTCGACGCGGCGCGCTCGTACGGACTGGCGGAAGCGTTCCTCGGCGAGTGGCTTGCCGCCGACCCGAAGCGCCGGGCGCAGCTGACGGTCGGGTCGAAATGGGGCTACACGTACGTCGCCGACTGGCGCTCGGACGCCGACCAGCACGAGATCAAGGACCACTCGCTCGCGACCTTCGAACGCCAGTGGCCGGAGACCCTGGAGGCTCTTGGCGGCGCGCCGGACTTCTACCTCGTGCACAGCCTGACGCAGGACAGTCCCGCGCTGGCCGACACGAAACTGCTCGACCGGCTAGGTGAGCTGGCGGCGACCGGCGTACGGGTCGGTCTGTCGACGAGTGGTCCGCACCAGGCCGAGACCCTGCGCGCGGCGCTGAAGCTCGACGGTCCGTTCACGGCGGTCCAGTCGACCTGGAACGTGCTCGAACGGTCGGTCGGGCCGGCGCTCGCCGAGGCTCACGACGCCGGGTGGTTCGTCGTCGTCAAGGAAGCGGTCGCCAACGGACGGCTGACGGCGAAGGCCGGTACGACGCCGTTCACGGCGTTCGCCGCCCAGCATCACGTCGCTCCCGACTCGCTGGCGCTCGGTGCCGCGCTGGCCAACTCGTGGGCCGACATCGTGCTCAGCGGCGCGACGACCGCTGAGCAACTCGCGAGCAATCTCGCGGCGACGGACGTCGAGCCGCTCGCCGAGTTCACGCAGACTCCCGCGGAGTACTGGACCGAACGGTCAGCCCTGCCGTGGATCTGA
- a CDS encoding PLP-dependent aminotransferase family protein encodes MTVQWKGDGPGLLLQLDRGTPRQLGHQLQEKLRTAIRTGALRPGERLPSSRGLADQLGISRGLVVDTYAQLYAEGYLVSEVGSGTRVAERAEATAPARTTPVDHPSPRFDVDFEYGIPDLASAPVRDWVWALGDAARLAPATLMGDEPDRGDPRLREVLAAYHRRVRAGASVAERTIVTTGFRHALTLVLATLAQHGVDCVGLESPGPRDHDRIAERFGLRSVPVPVDEEGVEVAALSASGARAVVLTPAHQCPTGVALSPGRRQELVAWAEQVDGFVIEDEYDSEFRYDRQPVGSLQGLAPERVIALGSVSKTLAPGIRIGWIFAPPTIVDGLVETKALTSRGAPALDQLALARLMESGRYDRHLRRMRTTYQVRRDALIDAVNEHLPALRLTGLAAGCHAVLRLPSGADEAAVVAAAAQRSVAVRGLGDYRMDDVGAAEPGLVMGFGNVNESAIRRGVRVLADVISDPRQG; translated from the coding sequence ATGACGGTGCAGTGGAAGGGCGACGGTCCTGGGCTGCTCCTGCAGCTCGACCGCGGGACGCCGCGGCAGCTCGGGCACCAGTTGCAGGAGAAGCTCCGGACGGCGATCCGCACCGGCGCGCTGCGCCCCGGCGAACGGCTGCCGTCCTCCCGCGGCCTCGCCGACCAGCTCGGCATCTCGCGCGGCCTCGTCGTCGACACCTACGCCCAGCTGTACGCCGAGGGCTACCTGGTCAGCGAGGTCGGCTCCGGCACGCGCGTCGCCGAGCGCGCGGAAGCCACCGCGCCGGCCCGTACGACGCCCGTCGACCACCCGTCGCCACGCTTCGACGTCGACTTCGAGTACGGCATCCCCGACCTCGCCTCCGCGCCGGTCCGCGACTGGGTCTGGGCGCTCGGCGACGCGGCCCGGCTCGCGCCCGCGACGCTGATGGGCGACGAACCCGACCGCGGCGACCCACGGCTGCGCGAGGTCCTCGCGGCCTACCACCGCCGTGTCCGCGCGGGAGCGTCCGTCGCGGAACGCACGATCGTGACGACCGGCTTCCGGCACGCGCTCACACTTGTCCTCGCCACGCTCGCGCAGCACGGCGTCGATTGCGTCGGTCTCGAGAGCCCCGGCCCGCGCGACCACGACCGGATCGCCGAGCGCTTCGGTCTGCGGTCGGTTCCGGTCCCGGTCGACGAGGAGGGCGTCGAGGTCGCCGCGCTGAGCGCGAGCGGCGCGCGGGCCGTCGTACTGACTCCCGCGCATCAGTGCCCGACCGGTGTCGCGCTCAGTCCGGGACGCCGGCAGGAGCTGGTGGCGTGGGCCGAGCAGGTGGACGGGTTCGTGATCGAGGACGAGTACGACTCGGAGTTCCGGTACGACCGGCAACCGGTCGGATCCCTGCAGGGCTTGGCTCCTGAGCGGGTGATCGCGCTCGGCTCGGTGAGCAAGACGCTCGCGCCGGGCATCCGGATCGGCTGGATCTTCGCTCCGCCGACGATCGTCGACGGCCTCGTCGAGACCAAGGCGCTGACCAGCCGTGGAGCACCCGCGCTGGACCAGCTGGCGCTGGCCCGGTTGATGGAGTCGGGTCGCTACGACCGGCATCTGCGCCGGATGCGCACGACGTACCAGGTACGCCGGGACGCGCTCATCGACGCGGTCAACGAGCACCTTCCCGCGCTGCGGCTGACCGGCCTCGCGGCCGGCTGTCACGCCGTACTCCGGCTGCCGTCCGGAGCGGATGAGGCGGCCGTCGTCGCGGCGGCCGCGCAACGTTCGGTGGCCGTGCGCGGTCTGGGCGACTACCGGATGGACGACGTCGGCGCGGCCGAGCCCGGGCTGGTGATGGGCTTCGGCAACGTCAACGAGTCGGCGATCCGCCGCGGGGTTCGCGTGCTGGCCGACGTGATCTCAGATCCACGGCAGGGCTGA
- a CDS encoding HAD family hydrolase gives MELRPGDAQVLARNPGEAPRSRPGLDELFDVVLFAQDLGVAKPDLAAYEIAAEKVDRTPGAMIGDSLPNDVTGPQAAGWTGIWLKPERLPVPAARAPAGCRSHDPARASQGAGCALSVLVRTR, from the coding sequence GTGGAACTTCGACCAGGTGATGCGCAGGTCCTTGCACGCAACCCTGGCGAAGCTCCACGGTCAAGGCCGGGGCTGGACGAGCTGTTCGACGTCGTGCTGTTCGCGCAGGACCTCGGCGTCGCCAAGCCCGATCTCGCGGCGTACGAAATAGCGGCGGAGAAGGTGGATCGGACGCCGGGTGCGATGATCGGGGACTCGCTACCGAACGACGTGACCGGCCCGCAAGCCGCAGGCTGGACAGGCATTTGGCTCAAACCGGAGCGCCTTCCCGTGCCCGCCGCCCGGGCACCGGCCGGATGCCGTTCTCACGACCCTGCGCGAGCTTCCCAAGGTGCTGGCTGCGCGCTGAGCGTACTGGTGCGCACGCGGTAG